A part of Hippopotamus amphibius kiboko isolate mHipAmp2 chromosome 16, mHipAmp2.hap2, whole genome shotgun sequence genomic DNA contains:
- the THAP11 gene encoding THAP domain-containing protein 11: protein MPGFTCCVPGCYNNSHRDKALHFYTFPKDAELRRLWLKNVSRAGVSGCFSTFQPTTGHRLCSVHFQGGRKTYTVRVPTIFPLRGVNERKVARRPAGAAAARRRQQQQQQQQQQQQQQQQQQQQQPSPSASTAQTAQLQPNLVSASAAVLLTLQAAVDSSQAPGSVPPAPTTPTGEDVKPIDLTVQVEFAAAEGAAAAAAASELEAATAGLEAAECPMGPQLVVVGEEGFPDTGSDHSYSLSSGTTEEELLRKLNEQRDILALMEVKMKEMKGSIRHLRLTEAKLREELREKDRLLAMAVIRKKHGM from the coding sequence ATGCCTGGCTTTACGTGCTGCGTGCCGGGCTGCTACAACAACTCGCACCGGGACAAGGCGTTGCACTTCTACACGTTTCCCAAGGACGCTGAGCTGCGGCGCCTCTGGCTCAAGAATGTGTCCCGTGCCGGCGTCAGTGGGTGCTTCTCCACCTTCCAGCCCACCACGGGCCACCGTCTTTGCAGCGTTCACTTCCAGGGCGGCCGCAAAACCTACACAGTGCGGGTCCCCACCATCTTTCCGCTGCGCGGCGTCAACGAACGCAAAGTAGCACGCAGACCCGCTGGGGCCGCAGCCGCCCGCcgcaggcagcagcagcagcagcaacaacaacaacagcagcaacagcagcagcagcagcagcagcagcagccgtcGCCGTCCGCCTCCACTGCCCAGACCGCCCAGCTTCAGCCGAACCTGGTATCTGCCTCTGCGGCTGTGCTCCTTACCCTTCAGGCAGCTGTAGACAGCAGCCAGGCTCCGGGATCCGTGCCGCCGGCGCCCACCACTCCCACGGGAGAAGACGTGAAGCCCATCGACCTGACCGTGCAAGTGGAGTTTGCGGCCGCAGAGGGCGCAGCCGCCGCAGCAGCTGCGTCGGAGCTGGAGGCTGCCACAGCCGGGCTGGAGGCCGCCGAGTGCCCCATGGGCCCCcagttggtggtggtgggggaagaGGGCTTCCCCGATACTGGCTCCGACCACTCGTACTCGTTGTCGTCAGGCACCACGGAGGAGGAGCTTTTGCGTAAGCTGAATGAGCAGCGGGACATCCTGGCGCTGATGGAGGTGAAGATGAAGGAGATGAAGGGCAGCATCCGTCACCTGCGTCTCACTGAGGCTAAGCTCCGGGAAGAACTCCGCGAGAAGGATCGGCTGCTGGCCATGGCTGTCATCCGCAAGAAGCACGGAATGTGA